The following proteins are co-located in the Fimbriiglobus ruber genome:
- a CDS encoding reverse transcriptase family protein, with protein sequence MNSTRPDPLTLWRQITQAGGTQAYVTEQLRERGFLVERRDVEGMSDREKDQYKKALKQEAIETKKLRREAWAAYKAAHVVHLGEGVFWTDGAKPDKWDTPNGPERAAENELPPLDTPEQLAEALGITLAQLRGLCYHRDAATSIHYVRFAIPKRDGSERPIWAPLPRLKAAQRWILHNIVERLPVHGAAHGFLAGRSIATNAAAHASAKMILKMDVKEFFPTVTWRRVRGVFRRAGYNESIATLLALICTEAPREVVDLEGTTYYVSLGPRCLPQGAPTSPALTNALCLRLDRRLTGLAAKLGWRYTRYADDMTFSLPAAHAGPPKLGALLGCVKRVVEGEGFRVHADKTRVARSGGRQTVTGLVVNGTSQPRVSRKLKREMRAAVHNLGKGKPLPEGESVARLLGYAAYIYMTDPETGRKLLADLNAIPD encoded by the coding sequence ATGAACAGCACCCGACCCGACCCGCTCACCCTCTGGCGTCAGATCACCCAGGCCGGCGGCACCCAGGCTTACGTGACCGAGCAACTTCGGGAGCGAGGGTTTCTCGTTGAACGTCGAGACGTGGAGGGGATGTCGGATCGGGAAAAGGATCAGTACAAGAAGGCGCTGAAGCAAGAAGCGATCGAGACGAAGAAGCTCCGCCGGGAAGCGTGGGCGGCGTACAAGGCCGCCCACGTCGTTCACCTCGGCGAAGGCGTGTTCTGGACGGACGGGGCCAAGCCGGACAAGTGGGACACGCCGAACGGTCCCGAGCGGGCGGCCGAGAACGAACTGCCGCCCCTCGATACCCCGGAACAACTGGCCGAAGCTCTCGGGATTACACTCGCCCAACTCCGCGGCCTCTGCTACCACCGCGATGCGGCCACGAGCATTCATTACGTGCGGTTCGCCATTCCCAAGCGGGACGGTTCGGAACGACCGATCTGGGCGCCGCTGCCCCGGTTGAAAGCGGCGCAGCGCTGGATTCTGCACAACATCGTCGAGCGACTCCCGGTCCACGGGGCCGCCCACGGCTTTCTGGCCGGGCGTTCGATCGCCACCAACGCCGCCGCCCACGCGTCCGCGAAAATGATCCTCAAGATGGACGTGAAAGAGTTCTTTCCGACCGTGACCTGGCGGCGGGTGAGAGGTGTATTCCGCCGGGCCGGGTACAACGAATCGATCGCCACCCTCCTCGCGCTGATTTGCACGGAGGCGCCCCGCGAAGTCGTGGACCTGGAAGGGACGACGTATTACGTCAGCCTCGGCCCACGGTGCCTACCGCAAGGCGCCCCGACCAGTCCGGCCCTGACGAACGCCCTCTGCCTCCGGCTCGACCGCCGGCTCACCGGCCTCGCGGCCAAACTCGGGTGGCGGTATACCCGATACGCGGACGACATGACGTTCAGCCTGCCGGCCGCCCACGCCGGTCCGCCGAAACTCGGGGCACTCCTGGGGTGCGTGAAACGGGTCGTGGAAGGCGAGGGGTTCCGGGTCCACGCGGACAAGACGCGGGTCGCCCGGAGCGGCGGCCGACAGACGGTGACCGGGCTCGTCGTCAACGGCACCAGTCAACCACGTGTGTCGCGGAAATTGAAGCGCGAGATGCGGGCCGCGGTCCACAACTTGGGGAAAGGTAAACCGCTGCCCGAGGGCGAGTCGGTCGCCCGGCTTCTGGGGTATGCGGCCTATATTTACATGACCGATCCCGAGACGGGGCGAAAGCTGCTCGCGGACCTGAACGCGATCCCGGACTGA